A section of the Chiloscyllium plagiosum isolate BGI_BamShark_2017 chromosome 4, ASM401019v2, whole genome shotgun sequence genome encodes:
- the LOC122549283 gene encoding uncharacterized protein LOC122549283 isoform X3, whose amino-acid sequence MKIGAPMNLPPVIASYVFNLILCLLPIVMNSSPTGHRAEDGHAPNHNRPFFFQPMPTPHMFTPPVSHFMHPPAFHPYFYPTVEIGGGLYYPVCPMPYPRGFGPQSPITHTNYRRPFLNSSLVARPTFYHSTRFRHYPFRKNVTNTEVQTDSETKLEQAKRTDVSAETSAAPEARVQKSSGIETNSDSTAVPAQERVSHKAIGGELNETEETSSALAPKSTKPGGYAFQKEKIRIECNEGAPSINVWRSFEATVPIYNPTPNKGEDRIQCEMWSLSACEGGVPFYGPFEPDKMIPKTELRKEVLLDSTKSPGSGRESKATGDEVSRCVAPSEKVGPAPGKTNGSRKCPTNTRLHELPEQPAHQRSPRGLSQTNGIGVKDETRNRELLLSPGSPNDDKMGEGSKSDASLESIEEYVPSASVLAWLQNQARTSRGKASLPIPRHPPGVLQGSFEEMSSKDEESSFDFFDAMPGGNQVSYTHLMCNPRRPPVPQVLSTSKPRSGNKTLESPLVSRQKRVCSVCQKETFVKAKSASAGCRTLSPNRDVGSDAPSERDHFSKDQSVGGNSGTSGRRKYRRVSRESSSSNKNKKTRYSSDSEQASEDQDNEARAENVNRGGPSRRKIVRRTSKVSSTTQSSSRPQPEKPRAKKKTLDAAKYPLNQREHVKAGNEHSERQKLGQTAKPERKRKEEEKRRKSTRKAMSVQNGSEESVDEYWNKVGAKPKSATSHGDVEHETLQQNAKANCKPVPVKKGTREFNEMETWDSSCLHGFQGNSLRRRTRKKC is encoded by the exons ATGAAAA TTGGAGCTCCGATGAATTTGCCACCAGTAATAGCCAGTTACGTTTTTAATTTAATTCTTTGCTTGTTGCCAATCGTGATGAACTCTTCACCAACCGGCCACAGAGCAGAAGATGGTCACGCACCTAACCACAACAGGCCTTTCTTTTTCCAACCAATGCCGACACCACATATGTTTACACCTCCTGTGTCCCACTTCATGCACCCTCCAGCCTTCCATCCGTATTTCTACCCGACAGTAG AAATTGGTGGTGGGTTATATTACCCAGTGTGTCCTATGCCATATCCAAGAGGTTTTGGTCCACAATCACCAATTACTCATACGAACTATAGAAGACCTTTTCTTAATTCTTCTCTCGTCGCTCGTCCGACATTTTATCATTCGACACGATTCAGACACTACCCTTTTCGGAAAAATGTGACTAATACAGAAGTACAGACGGACAGCGAGACTAAACTAGAGCAAGCCAAGAGGACGGATGTGAGTGCTGAAACTTCGGCAGCCCCCGAGGCACGAGTTCAGAAGTCCTCAGGCATTGAAACCAATTCGGATAGTACAGCTGTACCTGCCCAAGAAAGAGTTTCTCACAAGGCAATTGGAGGTGAACTAAATGAAACGGAAGAAACGAGCAGTGCGCTGGCACCTAAAAGCACCAAACCAGGTGGATATGCATTTCAAAAGGAGAAGATCAGAATAGAATGTAATGAGGGAGCACCTTCTATTAACGTGTGGCGGTCCTTTGAAGCCACGGTTCCGATATACAATCCTACCCCCAATAAAGGAGAGGACCGTATCCAGTGTGAAATGTGGTCCTTGAGCGCATGCGAGGGCGGAGTTCCCTTTTACGGTCCGTTCGAGCCAGACAAGATGATTCCGAAAACCGAGCTTCGCAAAGAGGTGTTGCTGGATTCCACCAAGTCTCCAGGAAGCGGCCGTGAGTCGAAGGCCACGGGAGACGAGGTTTCCCGTTGCGTGGCCCCGTCTGAGAAAGTGGGCCCCGCGCCAGGGAAAACCAATGGGAGCCGGAAGTGTCCAACCAACACACGCTTACATGAGCTGCCCGAGCAACCTGCTCACCAGAGGAGCCCGCGCGGACTCTCCCAGACAAATGGAATCGGGGTAAAGGATGAAACCAGGAACAGGGAGCTGCTGCTTTCACCCGGATCACCGAATGATGACAAAATGGGTGAGGGGTCGAAGAGTGATGCGTCTCTGGAATCTATTGAAGAATATGTACCTTCTGCGAGTGTGTTGGCTTGGTTACAGAACCAGGCGCGAACTTCCCGCGGGAAAGCTAGTCTTCCAATCCCGAGACATCCACCAGGAGTGTTGCAGGGCTCGTTTGAAGAAATGTCTTCCAAAGATGAAGAGTCGTCTTTTGACTTTTTTGATGCCATGCCCGGAGGCAACCAGGTGTCCTACACTCACCTAATGTGCAATCCGCGCCGCCCGCCCGTCCCTCAGGTACTTTCCACCTCGAAGCCTCGGAGTGGCAACAAGACTTTGGAGAGTCCGCTGGTTTCTCGGCAAAAGAGGGTCTGCAGCGTCTGTCAGAAAGAGACGTTCGTGAAAGCCAAGAGCGCCAGTGCAGGCTGTAGAACTCTCTCGCCTAATCGGGACGTGGGTAGCGACGCCCCTTCAGAGAGGGACCATTTCAGCAAAGATCAGTCAGTTGGTGGCAATTCAGGGACCAGCGGGCGGCGAAAATACCGCAGGGTCTCCCGAGAATCCAGTAgctcaaacaaaaacaagaaaaccCGATATTCCTCCGATTCCGAGCAGGCTTCCGAGGATCAGGACAATGAAGCCAGAGCAGAGAATGTCAATCGAGGTGGTCCCTCTCGGAGGAAGATCGTTCGGAGGACATCCAAAGTCTCGTCGACAACCCAATCGTCCAGCCGACCACAGCCAGAAAAACCGAGAGCAAAGAAGAAGACGCTGGACGCGGCTAAATATCCCCTTAACCAACGAGAGCATGTCAAGGCGGGGAACGAACACAGCGAGCGCCAGAAATTGGGACAAACCGCAAAACCAGAGCGAAAAAGGAAAGAAGAGGAAAAGAGGCGGAAAAGTACACGAAAGGCTATGAGCG TGCAAAATGGGAGTGAGGAGTCTGTGGATGAATACTGGAATAAAGTTGGTGCAAAACCCAAGTCAGCCACTTCACATGGTGATGTGGAACATG